A part of Onthophagus taurus isolate NC chromosome 7, IU_Otau_3.0, whole genome shotgun sequence genomic DNA contains:
- the LOC139430779 gene encoding uncharacterized protein, whose translation MAETTSCSSSSTDEEFLFICLENERKKKKKWVHSVNKKRNDLGEFHHLFNDLIKDDGRFYEYFRMTYPTFCELHSLLHDSIKKKDTRFRRAVGTEERLAVTLRFFATGDSFRTIAFSYRLGRRTVANIVYDVCRAMWKILQPIVMQEPTMSKWMEIAEEFERKWQFPNCIGALDGKHVICDKPAGSGSMFFNYKKTFSLVLLALVDANYKFIVIDVGAYGRSSDSGIFRSSSLGKKFFSNNLDIPQEKNLPGTNVPAPFVIVGDAAFPLHKSLLRPYPEQAIRDNDERRVFNYRLCRARRVSENAFGILTKRFRIYQRKLQLSPRNMDIVVMATCVLHNFLRIKVDSEFENRNLNLGKQQSNLSEALTNARGTGGACSTEGLQSREKYKNYFNTVTGSVQWQQSIIRAGRLHN comes from the exons ATGGCGGAAACTACTTCGTGTTCAAGCTCCAGCACAGATGAAGAGTTTCTCTTTATTTGCTTGgaaaacgaaagaaaaaaaaaaaaaaaatgggtgcattcagtaaataaaaaacgaaat GACCTTGGGGAGTTTCACCACTTATTCAATGACCTCATAAAAGATGATGGTagattttatgaatattttaggaTGACCTATCCCACTTTTTGTGAGCTACATAGTCTTCTTCACGacagtattaaaaaaaaggacaCCCGATTCAGAAGAGCTGTAGGAACTGAAGAAAGATTGGCAGTAACTTTGAG GTTTTTTGCGACAGGAGACTCATTTCGGACTATCGCCTTTAGTTATCGCTTAGGAAGGAGAACTGTAGCCAATATAGTTTATGACGTGTGTAGAGCGATGTGGAAGATTTTGCAACCTATTGTTATGCAAGAACCTACAATGTCGAAATGGATGGAGATTGCGGAAGAATTCGAACGAAAATGGCAATTTCCCAATTGCATAGGAGCTTTGGATGGGAAACATGTTATTTGTGATAAGCCTGCTGGTAGTGGATCCAtgttctttaattataaaaaaacatttagttTAGTTCTACTTGCGCTTGTCGATGCGAACTACAAATTTATAGTAATAGATGTCGGAGCCTATGGAAGAAGCAGCGACAGTGGAATTTTTCGTTCTTCTTCGttaggaaaaaagtttttttcaaataatcttGATATACcacaagaaaaaaatctacCAGGCACCAATGTACCAGCACCTTTTGTTATTGTTGGTGATGCAGCATTTCCATTGCATAAATCTTTATTGAGACCATATCCGGAACAAGCTATTCGTGATAATGATGAAAGAAGGGTTTTCAATTATCGACTCTGTCGGGCGAGACGCGTTTCTGAAAACGCCTTTGGTATTTTAACCAAACGGTTTCGGATTTATCAAAGAAAGCTTCAACTTTCTCCACGGAATATGGACATAGTTGTAATGGCTACATGTGTCCTACACAATTTTCTTCGAATTAAGGTTGACTCGGAATTTGAAAATCGAAACCTCAATTTAGGTAAACAACAAAGTAATTTATCAGAAGCTCTAACAAATGCAAGAGGAACAGGGGGAGCTTGCTCTACAGAAGGCTTACAAAgtagagaaaaatataaaaattattttaatactgtGACGGGAAGCGTTCAATGGCAGCAAAGCATTATTCGTGCTGGTAGATTACATAActaa